A portion of the Plasmodium gaboni strain SY75 chromosome 5, whole genome shotgun sequence genome contains these proteins:
- a CDS encoding triose phosphate transporter: MKDNEKKNEYGTFPITINEGYSDNVGDKNLKNKGIYHKLFEKIKLALLFLTWYTLNVLYNVDNKKALNMVKLPWFISSLQLYVGWIFIFIYWISGMKKIPKIYSYDIFIKNILIQSVCHIFVHFGAVMAMSATSVSFTHVVKACEPVFTAIFSILLLKQYLKINKYIALLIIVGGVVCASMKELHFTWIAFWCATLSNFGSSMRSIFAKKMMTQKSLIGENLNASNIYSFITIISALISLPLVLAFEGKETYNFLVNYQGTNYTFKDVILKILLSGMWYYFNNEVAFMCLERVNQITHALANSIKRVVIIVSSIIIFKTQITLLGAIGSAVAIFGAFLYSIF, from the coding sequence atgaaagataatgaaaaaaaaaatgaatatgGAACTTTTCCAATTACTATAAATGAAGGGTATTCAGATAATGTAGGTGATAAGaatttaaagaataaagggatatatcataaattatttgagaaaataaaattggctttattatttttaacGTGGTATACattaaatgtattatataatgtagataataaaaaggCTTTGAATATGGTCAAGTTACCATGGTTTATAAGTTCATTACAATTATATGTTGGATggatatttatttttatttattggATTAGTggaatgaaaaaaatacctaagatatattcttatgatatatttataaaaaatatattaattcaAAGTGTATGTCATatatttgttcattttGGTGCTGTTATGGCTATGTCAGCAACTAGTGTTTCTTTTACACATGTAGTTAAAGCTTGTGAACCTGTATTTACAGctatattttcaattttaCTTCTAAAACAATATctaaaaattaataaatatatagcATTATTAATTATTGTAGGTGGAGTTGTTTGTGCATCTATGAAAGAATTACATTTTACTTGGATAGCTTTCTGGTGTGCAACTTTATCAAATTTTGGTTCATCTATGAGATCCATATTTgcaaaaaaaatgatgacACAAAAATCTCTTATAGGAGAAAATCTAAATGCATCcaatatttattcatttattacAATCATTTCAGCTTTAATCTCTTTACCTTTAGTTCTAGCATTCGAAGGAAAAGAAACATATAATTTCTTAGTTAACTATCAAGGTACTAATTATACTTTTAAAGATGTTATCctaaaaattttattaagTGGAATGTGGTActattttaataatgaagTTGCCTTTATGTGCCTTGAAAGAGTTAACCAAATAACACATGCACTTGCAAATTCAATTAAAAGAGTTGTCATCATTGTTTCTtcaattattatatttaaaacaCAAATAACTTTATTGGGAGCTATAGGATCAGCAGTGGCAATATTCGGTGCCTTTTTGTAttctattttttaa
- a CDS encoding putative transcription factor IIb has product MYRNKYQPNILSLLLSAGSKPLEIWKTKTKKGCVRKVLDDTIKLSAIEILSENTSDSYIYTAPQPFKSLSITLPIIVLIIKNMNKYFSFRISILDDKRCRRTFRISNFQTVTRLSNKWCTMPMVLNEGWNIIQINLNDYTEKAFRTKYKETIDIQINASIRIRCVYFCDRIYKNEELKDEFKIFCKKKEKPKYVPPQYLNTTQKKTTIKNVIKAKNLKREDVEDENEQKEVTPNDEQKEGTPNDEQKEDTPNDEQKEDTPNDKHNKDAPNEENVVHDLNKAELSDNLESHAGKNFDTDFENKNDGEENYLIDVIDNADEDGEDKMLENKKEENENPYNEVDITNISEIKNLEMDLNNVLYEDVNYETYNNDDN; this is encoded by the exons ATGTATAGAAACAAATATCAGCCCAATATTTTATCTCTTCTATTAAGTGCCGg TTCTAAACCACTAGAAATATGGAAAACCAAAACAAAAAAAGGCTGTGTTAGAAAAGTATTAGATGATACAATAAAATTAAGTGCCATCGAAATTTTATCAGAAAATACATCAGACTCGTATATATATACGGCACCTCAACCCTTTAAATCGCTTTCTATCACTTTGCCTATCATAGTTCTTATCATTAAAAAT atgaataaatatttttcctttaGAATAAGCATATTAGATGATAAAAGATGTCGCAGAACTTTTAGAATTTCCAACTTTCAA ACTGTAACAAGATTATCAAACAAGTGGTGTACAATGCCAATGGTTTTAAATGAAGGATGGAATATCATACAgataaatttaaatgattataCTGAAAAGGCCTTtagaacaaaatataaGGAGACCATTGATATTCAGATTAATGCGAGTATAAGGATAAGGtgtgtatatttttgtGATCGTATATACAAAAATGAGGAATTGAAAGatgaatttaaaatattctgtaagaaaaaagaaaaaccTAAATACGTTCCTCCTCAATATTTAAACACAACCCAAAAAAAGACGACAATTAAAAATGTGATAAAAGCGAAGAATTTGAAAAGGGAGGATGTGGAAGATGAAAATGAACAAAAGGAAGTTACACCAAATGATGAACAGAAGGAAGGTACTCCAAATGATGAACAAAAGGAAGATACTCCAAATGATGAACAAAAGGAAGATACTCCAAATgataaacataataaagATGCTCcaaatgaagaaaatgtAGTCCACGATCTGAACAAAGCCGAACTTTCTGACAATTTAGAAAGTCATGCTGGAAAAAACTTTGATACAgattttgaaaataaaaatgatggtgaagagaattatttaatagATGTCATTGATAACGCTGACGAAGATGGAGAAGACAAAATGCTAGAAAATAAgaaagaagaaaatgaaaacCCATATAACGAAGTTGACATAACTAATATAAGTGAAATTAAAAACTTAGAAATGGATTTAAATAACGTACTATATGAAGATGTAAATTATGAAacttataataatgatgataattga